The window AACCTTGCTATGGGTATGCTCATTTGTTATGAAGGTATCTTCCCGGAACTGGCACAGGAACGGGTGAAAAAAGGTGCCAACATATTTATAAACATCAGTAATGACGCATGGTACGGCGACACATCCGCTCCGCGGCAGCATCTCAATCTGGTAACAATGAGAGCTGTGGAACAGGGTCGCTATATGCTAAGAGGCACCAACACCGGAATCTCCGCCTGCATTGATCCGCTGGGCCGGATCAGCCACGCCACCGGCCTTTTTGTCGACGCGGCAGTAGCGGCTGATGCCGAACTCATGGGCGGCAATACGTTTTACCACGCAAACTACAAAACAGTTACAACGACCCCGTTGATAATGACCCTGTTTGCCGCAATATGGATAATTATAAACCGCCGCAAAAATCCGGCGGGAATTAAAATATAAAGGAATTACACCAGAACATGCTTCAATTTTCAGACCTCAGATCCAAGGCTTTGACCTGTATAGAAAAATATGAATCCCTCTGGGGGCGTCTTTGACCACGCACAGAGCAAAGAACGACTTGAAGAAATAGAACACGACCTCAGTAAACCCGGCGCATGGGACAAACCTGACGCGCTGACCCCGGTTCTGCGCGAGAAATCCATGCTCGAAGAAAAGGTCACTTCATATGAAAACCTGACCTCCACAAAAGATGATGTCGAAGAATGGCTGATGATGGCCTCGGAAGATCAGGAGCAGGAAGTTCTTGAAGCCCTTTCCGAAAACGTTGAAAAACTTGCCAAGCTGGTGGAACAGACCGAGCTGGCAGCCCTGCTTTCCGGGCCGGAAGATAAAAGCACTGCCATTCTGGAAATTCATCCCGGAGCAGGCGGAATCGAATCACAGGACTGGGCGGAAATGCTGCTGCGCATGTATTTGCGCTGGGCAGATAAGAGAAACTGGAAAACCAGCTATCTCGACTACCAGCCGGATGATGAGGCCGGAATCAAAAGCGTAACCCTGCGCATTGAAGGGCTTTACGCGTACGGCTTCCTTAAAGGTGATGCAGGTATCCACCGCTTAATTCGAATTTCCCCTTTTGATGCATCAGGCAGAAGACATACGTCTTTCGCGTCAGTGGATGTTTATCCTGAGATCACTCAGGATATAGAAATCGAAGTCAAGGATGAAGATATACGTCTTGATGTTTTCCGGGCCAGCGGTCCCGGCGGGCAGCACGTTAACAAGACAAACTCTGCGGTACGCATCACCCATCTGCCCACGAATATTGTTGTTCAGTGCCAGAATGAAAAATCGCAGTTGAAGAACAAAGAAACCGCCATGAAGGTCCTCAAGTCCCGGCTTTACGAGCAGGAACTCAAGAGACAGGAAGAAAGCAAGAGAGCTGACTACGCCACCAAGGATTCCATCGGATTCGGCAGTCAGATCAGGACATATACTCTGCAACCCTACCGACTGGTCAAGGACCATCGCTGCGGAGCCGAAGACGGTAATGTCGAAGCGGTTCTGGACGGCGAACTCGACGGCCTGATCAGAAAATACATGCTTGAAGCATACGGCGGAGAAAATGAGCGCTGAGTACATCGCTGAAAATGAAGCCAGCCTTCTGGAGGAACTGCTTTCCGTACGGGACAGATTCTGCAATGAAAAAGGTGTCTGCCACTCTCAGAAATGCCCGGAAGGACTGACCGTAATGAGGCTCTGTCCGGGGATGACTCTTGAGGCATGGGAGATACTGGCGGAAAGACACGGTCTTAACGACTGGATGACCATGCCCCTTGACCAGAACATGGCTCCGCACCTGAATCATATTCAATCCGTGCTGCAAGAACTTTCCTACAAAACAGAGCACGACCCGCTGACCGGTCTCTCAAACCGCAGGGTCTTTGAAAGAACCCTTGATCAGGAAATTGAAAGGACCAGAAGGGCCAAGACCCCGCTGACCCTTGCCATACTTGATCTTGATAATTTCAAAAAGGTTAACGATACGTGGGGGCACCTGAAAGGTGATGAAGTCTTGATCGACTTTGCAGACCTCCTCTCCCAGAATTCACGGCGCTACGATCTGGTAGCCCGCATCGGCGGGGAAGAATTTGCAATCATCCTTTCCGGGGTGGGGCTGGTCAAAGCCAAACAGCTTATGGAAAGATTGTTGGATAAAGTACGCGATCTTACCTTTGCCAAGCCGGGCAGCAATGAAAGCTTTTCAATTACCTGCTCTGCGGGAATATCCTGCTTCAAAGGCATGGTGGATATTGAAATGCACGAACTGATCAGCAAAGCGGACAAAGCTCTATATGAAGCCAAAAAGTCCGGTAAGGATCAGGTCTGCTCCGCCGACATTCTTGATTTTGAAACAGTGACCAAGGAAACCCTTGTACACGCCAATGAAAAAAAATTTTTATTCACGGGAAACTAAAGCCGCACTCTCGAAATAAATTTCTATTTATTTTGAATCTCTATTAAATTTTATTGTTACCCTAATAAAGGAACATATAAGACATGATCAACGCCAACAAAACACTAAGCCTTGCTATCATGAGCGGTAAGGGCGGAGTCGGTAAAACCAACCTTTCCCTTAATCTTTCCTATGCCCTGAACACCGGGGGCAACAGCCTGCTGCTCATGGACTGCGACCTCGGACTGGCCAACCTCGACGTTCTGCTGGGCATTTCCCCGGAATCAAATATGCAGGACCTGCTCACCAGCGGAGCCAAACCTTCCGATATTGTAATCCCCATTGAGGAAGGAAAGAAATTTGACATCCTTCCCGCTGCTTCCGGTGTACCGGAACTGGTTGAAATGGACGAGGATATGCAGGACCTTCTGTTCAGCAAAATAACCAACCTTGTGGGCGGTTACCAGTATCTGGTGCTCGACCTTGGCGCGGGAATCAACGGCACAGTTCTTTCTTTTGCCGCCATGACCCAGATGAGAATTGTGGTAATCACCCCGGAACCGACATCCCTGACCGACAGCTACGCCCTGATTAAGGTATTGCATTCTCAACACAATGTCAGTGATTTCAATATCATAGTCAATCAGGCTTCCAATGAAAAAGAAGCAAGAGAAACATTTGAACGCCTGAACATGGCCTGCGAAAAATTTCTTAATATTAAGTTGAAAAATATGGGTCATGTGCGTTATGATCCTGCGGTAACAGAAGCTGTAAGACGGCAGATTCCTTTTATTAAGTATGCTCCCAAATCTGAAGCCAGCCGGGATATCCTCAATATTGCGGTTAAAATTCAGAAGATCAGGATGGAAAATATGGGCAGACTCAGTGAAAGACCTGTCATGAAAAAATTTCCAACACTAGACGAGTAATTATGCTTGACGAAAAGGGTAACTTTTCGGCATAGTTGTACTAGAAATGGTAAAAACACTAGCTCGTCACACTCAACACGATGTGGGAGAGGACATGAACAAAAGCGAACTGATCAAGAGTCTTGCGGAAGAAAGAGGTCTCCACGTGGATGAATCTGCCGAAATTGTTGATGCATTTGTTGATGCAATCAAAGAGGCGCTTGTTCGCGGCGACAGAGTTGAAATCAGAGGATTCGGCAGCTTTAAGATGAAAGAATACAAAGGCTACACCGGACGTAATCCCAAGACAGGTGACGTTGTTGACGTTACCCCTAAAAAACTGCCTTTTTTCCGCCCCGGTAAAGAGCTGAAAGAATATCTGAACGGTTAATGCGGCTTCTTATAGTTGTTTTTCTTATCCTTGCCAGCATGGGAACCTCAATGGCCCACGCTGGCAAGGATGTACTGTTGTCTATTGCCGACACCGCTAATACTTTCGGGACTGTCAATCCCTGCCCCACCTGAGGAAACAAGACCCTTGGCGGACTGGCCCGGCGGGCCGGATATCTTCAGGATTTACGGGTAGCACAAAAGCATGACGTCCTGATACTGGGCGGTGCGTATGAATTTCTGCCGACCTCCGGCGAAAAATTTTCCGATAAAAAACGAAATGCGCTGACTGAAGCTTTCCAAATCATTAATTATGATTTAGGAATTCTTAGTCCTGCTGAATTGAGTTTTCTGCAAAAATCCCCCACGGGAATTCCGCAAAACTGGATCGGCAACACAGAAGCACAGATTATCAACAAGCCCCTTGCCCATGGCAGAAAGGCGGTCATAATCGTACTTCCCTACCTTGAAAAAGGGTCCGACGACCTTCCTGATGATCTTATTGATGAATGCGCCACACTGATCAAAGAACACAGGAATAAAGCGGATCTAGTAATTACCATGAGCTCATGGGGTTACTTCAGGGAGAAAAAATTTCTCGCCAATCCGGTCATTGGCGAGGCTCCCCCGGACATTCTCCTGGGAAGCGGTGACGGACCGGGAATGTCCGGTAGTCTTACCGCAAAAGGCAAGACTTTGTGGGTTCGCAGCTACCCTACCGGAAAAGCGGTTAATAGGATCGACATTTACGACTGGCCCTCAAGAGCTGATGATTTCAAATGGTCTTCCGGGCAAAATGTAAAATGGTTCTTGCAGACTCTGACGGAAAAACTCCGTGAGGCACCTGAAGCCGTAAAGCTGCTCAGTGG is drawn from Desulfovibrio sp. JC022 and contains these coding sequences:
- the prfB gene encoding peptide chain release factor 2 (programmed frameshift); its protein translation is MLQFSDLRSKALTCIEKYESLWGRLDHAQSKERLEEIEHDLSKPGAWDKPDALTPVLREKSMLEEKVTSYENLTSTKDDVEEWLMMASEDQEQEVLEALSENVEKLAKLVEQTELAALLSGPEDKSTAILEIHPGAGGIESQDWAEMLLRMYLRWADKRNWKTSYLDYQPDDEAGIKSVTLRIEGLYAYGFLKGDAGIHRLIRISPFDASGRRHTSFASVDVYPEITQDIEIEVKDEDIRLDVFRASGPGGQHVNKTNSAVRITHLPTNIVVQCQNEKSQLKNKETAMKVLKSRLYEQELKRQEESKRADYATKDSIGFGSQIRTYTLQPYRLVKDHRCGAEDGNVEAVLDGELDGLIRKYMLEAYGGENER
- a CDS encoding HU family DNA-binding protein produces the protein MVKTLARHTQHDVGEDMNKSELIKSLAEERGLHVDESAEIVDAFVDAIKEALVRGDRVEIRGFGSFKMKEYKGYTGRNPKTGDVVDVTPKKLPFFRPGKELKEYLNG
- a CDS encoding MinD/ParA family protein; protein product: MINANKTLSLAIMSGKGGVGKTNLSLNLSYALNTGGNSLLLMDCDLGLANLDVLLGISPESNMQDLLTSGAKPSDIVIPIEEGKKFDILPAASGVPELVEMDEDMQDLLFSKITNLVGGYQYLVLDLGAGINGTVLSFAAMTQMRIVVITPEPTSLTDSYALIKVLHSQHNVSDFNIIVNQASNEKEARETFERLNMACEKFLNIKLKNMGHVRYDPAVTEAVRRQIPFIKYAPKSEASRDILNIAVKIQKIRMENMGRLSERPVMKKFPTLDE
- a CDS encoding GGDEF domain-containing protein; translation: MSAEYIAENEASLLEELLSVRDRFCNEKGVCHSQKCPEGLTVMRLCPGMTLEAWEILAERHGLNDWMTMPLDQNMAPHLNHIQSVLQELSYKTEHDPLTGLSNRRVFERTLDQEIERTRRAKTPLTLAILDLDNFKKVNDTWGHLKGDEVLIDFADLLSQNSRRYDLVARIGGEEFAIILSGVGLVKAKQLMERLLDKVRDLTFAKPGSNESFSITCSAGISCFKGMVDIEMHELISKADKALYEAKKSGKDQVCSADILDFETVTKETLVHANEKKFLFTGN